In Paenibacillus segetis, a single window of DNA contains:
- a CDS encoding YuiB family protein, translating to MGWLIVLVLMVLFFVMMFGIGFILNMLMKTTWFPAYIFVLVIIPIVVYSLWNHDKSFGSYLASFKLVDYLTALAGLGGAILSGWTIQKLRQSGYKMF from the coding sequence ATGGGATGGCTCATCGTATTGGTGCTGATGGTTTTATTCTTCGTGATGATGTTCGGCATCGGATTTATTCTCAATATGCTTATGAAGACAACGTGGTTTCCTGCATATATTTTTGTGCTTGTCATTATTCCGATCGTCGTCTATTCGCTTTGGAACCATGATAAGAGCTTTGGATCGTATTTGGCTTCGTTCAAATTGGTCGATTATTTGACGGCACTCGCTGGTCTCGGTGGTGCTATTTTGAGTGGTTGGACGATCCAAAAATTGCGTCAAAGTGGCTACAAAATGTTTTAA
- a CDS encoding MFS transporter yields the protein MNIDAIKSRHDNRNILLFFIGKLVTMLGSSMYTFVIGLYILKLTGSGGNFALTIICGMLPRILLSPFAGVIADRMSRRKLLIGSDAASALVMLLAFLTTALAGLSLITVYTSLILLSVCSTFYSVSLSSSIMMLVEENNVQRASSLNQISSSIGNILGPILGGVLYAFVPLDMFMLFNGLAFMVSTLMGWSLKFKPASKENSNQNLHSEGGSLTGFLKSFQLSFVEGFNYAKRSHLIWGMIKLAFWINFFISALNVFLPYIIVESLKLSSKQYGTIDAMLAAGMLLMSALLSFRKQLGDPLKSLIQGLTILSVLLLAMSLPLLITFASIGSFVFYMVLMLIVGIIIIYINIPIQVTLQKTIDEEYRGRVFGILDTMASAIAPLGMVLFGLFLDWIPSFYIPIISGLGLILVTWIGAHELRKAPAPATVASSQQVSSQ from the coding sequence ATGAATATTGACGCTATAAAATCACGTCATGACAACCGAAATATTCTGCTTTTTTTCATTGGCAAACTCGTTACGATGTTAGGCTCAAGCATGTACACTTTTGTGATTGGACTCTATATTCTGAAATTAACAGGCTCAGGTGGAAATTTCGCGCTAACGATTATTTGTGGCATGTTGCCTCGGATACTACTGTCACCATTTGCCGGAGTGATCGCTGATCGCATGAGTCGTCGCAAGCTCCTCATAGGGTCGGACGCCGCCAGCGCACTTGTCATGCTCCTAGCTTTCCTCACTACAGCTCTCGCTGGACTTTCACTGATAACCGTCTACACTTCACTCATTCTACTCTCGGTATGCTCTACCTTTTATAGCGTCTCACTTTCTTCGTCCATTATGATGCTTGTTGAAGAGAATAATGTGCAACGGGCAAGCTCCCTGAACCAAATTTCCAGTTCTATCGGCAATATTTTAGGACCAATACTCGGTGGAGTTCTCTACGCATTTGTACCCTTAGACATGTTTATGTTATTTAATGGCCTTGCCTTTATGGTATCTACATTGATGGGGTGGTCATTAAAATTCAAACCAGCATCTAAAGAAAACTCAAATCAAAATTTGCATTCGGAAGGAGGTTCCTTGACTGGATTCCTCAAATCATTCCAACTAAGTTTTGTTGAAGGCTTCAATTATGCCAAACGAAGTCATCTCATTTGGGGAATGATCAAACTGGCCTTTTGGATTAATTTCTTCATCAGTGCACTGAACGTGTTTCTCCCTTATATTATTGTGGAATCTCTGAAGCTTAGCTCGAAGCAATATGGAACGATCGACGCAATGCTTGCAGCAGGCATGCTACTCATGTCAGCCCTTCTCTCATTCCGTAAGCAATTAGGAGACCCCTTAAAATCGTTAATCCAGGGATTAACCATCCTATCCGTACTACTTCTCGCCATGTCTCTTCCCTTACTTATTACCTTCGCTTCTATTGGATCGTTCGTGTTCTATATGGTGCTCATGTTAATTGTCGGCATTATCATTATTTATATCAACATTCCCATTCAGGTTACATTACAAAAGACGATTGATGAGGAATATCGCGGGCGCGTTTTCGGTATTCTTGATACGATGGCCAGTGCGATAGCCCCTCTTGGTATGGTATTATTCGGACTCTTCCTGGACTGGATACCTAGCTTCTATATACCTATAATCTCCGGACTTGGTTTGATACTCGTAACTTGGATCGGAGCACATGAATTACGAAAGGCTCCCGCTCCAGCAACAGTTGCATCATCACAGCAGGTTTCTAGCCAATAA
- a CDS encoding sporulation histidine kinase inhibitor Sda yields MAMLTDEMLLESYQMATKLQLDRDFIALLLAEIHKRDLNTDTGSILH; encoded by the coding sequence ATGGCGATGTTGACAGATGAAATGTTGCTTGAATCCTACCAGATGGCTACTAAGTTGCAGTTGGATAGGGATTTCATTGCACTACTGTTAGCAGAGATCCATAAACGTGATTTGAACACGGATACGGGCTCCATTCTCCATTAG
- a CDS encoding SDR family oxidoreductase translates to MKGKVALITGSAKGLGKKTALTLAAQGCHIAINYVHSESEALALRSEIQHLGVQCITVQADISRSEELEAMVKQVTDALGTIDILVNNAGPFIRERRLFADYSQTQILAMIEGNFVGTLLLDHLVLQGMREKGWGRIIHFGFGHAAESRAWPHRAVYAAAKTGLVSFTKTLAVEEAPYGITVNMVCPGDIRGSNKEMSIADARQIQDGETPLGRPGSGEDIARVIAFLCESNSDFITGNIMDISGGLDPIRPWIKPT, encoded by the coding sequence TTGAAGGGAAAGGTTGCCCTCATTACTGGAAGCGCCAAAGGGCTTGGCAAGAAGACAGCATTGACCCTTGCTGCGCAAGGATGCCATATTGCGATCAATTATGTACATAGCGAGTCCGAGGCGCTGGCTCTCCGCTCTGAGATACAACATCTGGGCGTACAGTGCATTACGGTTCAGGCTGATATTTCTAGGTCTGAGGAGCTCGAGGCAATGGTCAAGCAGGTCACAGATGCGCTCGGAACAATAGATATCCTAGTGAACAATGCTGGGCCGTTCATCCGTGAACGCAGGTTGTTTGCTGATTATAGTCAAACACAGATTTTGGCGATGATTGAAGGGAACTTCGTGGGAACCCTACTTCTGGATCATCTTGTACTTCAGGGGATGAGGGAGAAAGGCTGGGGTAGGATTATACATTTCGGCTTTGGTCATGCTGCGGAATCGCGGGCTTGGCCCCACCGGGCAGTATATGCGGCTGCGAAGACGGGCCTAGTCTCTTTTACCAAGACATTAGCTGTAGAAGAAGCACCCTACGGAATAACAGTGAACATGGTATGTCCTGGAGACATTCGGGGTTCGAATAAAGAGATGTCTATTGCTGATGCTAGACAAATCCAGGATGGAGAGACGCCTTTAGGCCGACCTGGCAGTGGCGAGGATATCGCTCGCGTCATTGCGTTTTTATGCGAATCGAATTCTGACTTTATTACAGGGAATATTATGGATATTTCCGGTGGATTGGATCCGATTCGTCCATGGATCAAACCAACTTAG
- a CDS encoding NAD(P)/FAD-dependent oxidoreductase, translating to MSSLSTNAEISDLLIIGGGPAGMFAAFYGGMRKASVKLIESMPQLGGQVAALYPEKYIYDIAGFPKITGQELVDNLNEQLKLFNPDICLEEKVVLIEKKDERHFVVTTDQNVHHARALIITAGVGAFEPRRLELENAAHFEKTNLHYFVSDLNKFRGRKVLISGGGDSAVDWALMLEPIAEQVTLIHRRDKFRAHEHSVEKLMASSVQVITPTEITALHGEDTIERVTLAHVKTGETQEIEVNDVIVNFGFVSSLGPISEWGLDIESNAIVVDSRMESSIPGIFAAGDITTYPGKLDLIAVGFGEAPTAVNNAKVYIDPEAKLSPGHSSNLKL from the coding sequence GTGTCATCCCTTAGTACTAACGCCGAAATTTCCGACCTACTCATCATCGGAGGCGGTCCTGCAGGCATGTTTGCCGCATTTTACGGCGGTATGAGAAAAGCATCCGTCAAACTAATCGAAAGTATGCCTCAGTTGGGTGGACAGGTTGCTGCCCTCTATCCTGAGAAATATATTTACGATATCGCTGGTTTCCCTAAGATTACAGGACAAGAACTAGTCGACAATTTAAACGAACAGTTGAAATTGTTCAATCCAGATATTTGCCTGGAGGAAAAAGTTGTTCTTATTGAGAAGAAAGACGAGCGTCATTTTGTCGTTACAACCGATCAAAATGTGCATCATGCCCGTGCTCTTATTATCACAGCAGGAGTCGGAGCATTTGAACCTCGTCGTCTGGAACTTGAGAACGCCGCTCATTTTGAAAAGACGAACTTACATTACTTCGTAAGTGATCTTAATAAATTTCGTGGTCGTAAAGTGCTGATCAGTGGTGGTGGTGATTCCGCTGTAGACTGGGCACTCATGCTTGAACCGATCGCAGAGCAAGTAACACTCATTCACCGCCGTGATAAATTCCGTGCTCATGAGCACAGTGTTGAAAAATTGATGGCTTCTAGTGTACAAGTGATCACTCCTACCGAGATTACTGCACTTCATGGTGAGGATACAATCGAACGCGTTACACTTGCTCATGTTAAGACAGGTGAGACCCAAGAGATTGAAGTTAATGATGTGATCGTTAACTTTGGGTTCGTATCCTCGCTTGGCCCAATATCAGAATGGGGACTCGATATCGAATCGAATGCCATCGTTGTAGATTCTCGTATGGAGAGCTCCATTCCAGGGATATTTGCAGCCGGTGACATCACAACATATCCTGGTAAATTGGACTTGATCGCTGTTGGCTTTGGAGAAGCCCCTACCGCAGTCAACAACGCTAAAGTTTACATCGATCCAGAAGCTAAATTATCACCAGGGCACAGTAGTAACCTCAAACTATAG
- a CDS encoding NifU family protein, giving the protein MSENVQDKLYDEVLEVLDKLRPFLQRDGGDVDLVDVEDGIVKLRLMGACGSCPSSTITLKAGIERALFEEVEGVQEVVQVF; this is encoded by the coding sequence GTGAGCGAAAACGTACAAGATAAATTGTATGACGAAGTACTAGAAGTTCTAGATAAACTTCGCCCATTCCTACAGCGTGACGGTGGCGACGTCGATCTCGTCGATGTTGAAGATGGTATCGTCAAGCTAAGATTGATGGGTGCTTGTGGCAGTTGCCCTAGTTCCACTATCACTCTCAAAGCAGGGATCGAACGCGCTTTGTTTGAAGAAGTGGAAGGCGTACAAGAGGTCGTACAAGTATTTTAA
- a CDS encoding YheC/YheD family protein: MAGRQLANKWLKTEALLSNARVAPHIPQTRMYDAEQLKRMVNQFGMVVIKPIRGGGGYGVIKVSYEHGIYSFTYMSKRRSFSSFETMFKVLGRAKVGRKYIIQQGIHLARIGGRPIDYRVKVAKQPDGTWIYRAMVGRLARPGLFVTNLCKGGTQLSAREGLRRSLRSKVVNTKRKEMRTLTNTCIEIMESSFPGIGELGFDYGIDNFGRIWIFEVNTRPQ, from the coding sequence ATGGCAGGAAGACAACTGGCTAATAAATGGTTAAAGACCGAAGCGTTGTTAAGTAACGCACGTGTTGCTCCCCACATACCGCAAACTAGAATGTACGATGCGGAACAATTGAAGCGAATGGTCAATCAGTTTGGAATGGTTGTAATTAAGCCAATCCGGGGCGGTGGAGGATATGGTGTAATCAAGGTATCTTATGAACACGGGATATATTCTTTTACCTATATGTCAAAACGCAGATCATTCAGTAGCTTTGAAACGATGTTTAAGGTACTGGGTCGGGCAAAAGTGGGCAGAAAATACATTATTCAACAAGGGATTCATTTGGCCCGTATCGGTGGGCGGCCGATAGACTATCGGGTTAAAGTAGCTAAACAACCCGATGGAACCTGGATCTATCGTGCGATGGTTGGAAGATTGGCTCGCCCAGGTCTTTTCGTTACAAATTTATGTAAGGGAGGTACTCAACTAAGTGCCCGTGAAGGCTTACGGCGGTCATTACGTAGTAAGGTTGTTAATACTAAGCGTAAAGAAATGCGTACATTGACGAATACATGTATCGAAATCATGGAGTCCTCATTCCCGGGGATCGGAGAACTAGGATTTGATTATGGTATAGATAATTTTGGTAGAATATGGATATTTGAAGTCAATACACGCCCACAATAA
- a CDS encoding NAD(P)/FAD-dependent oxidoreductase, with the protein MRQFVILGGGYGGISVIHELFKGHIPSDVQITLVDRMPFQSLKTEYYALAAGTASDHELRVPFPNYPELQIKYGEISTLDMEQRLVHFVEGETLPYDQLVIALGCTDNYHNIQGAEQNSYSIQSFAAVRNTYMQINNSKPYSNINIIGGGLSGVELAAELRESRPDLNITIIDRGSRVLSAFPPKVSGYVNKWFQEHEVKALSYISITSLEPGIINYGDGFISTDVTVWTAGIRPAALVQGMDVSKDPQGRILLNEYHQIPSYPEIFVCGDCASLPFAPSAQAAEGQGYQIAQVACALWRGETPKLSSIKLKGTLGSLGKKAGFGLMGTKQVTGRVPRMLKSGVLWMSKHHLG; encoded by the coding sequence ATGAGACAATTCGTCATTCTTGGTGGAGGATATGGGGGAATATCAGTCATTCATGAGTTATTCAAAGGCCATATCCCGTCAGATGTACAAATCACTTTAGTTGATCGCATGCCTTTTCAGAGCTTGAAGACGGAGTACTATGCACTGGCAGCTGGAACAGCTTCTGATCATGAACTACGGGTTCCCTTTCCTAACTATCCGGAATTACAAATCAAATATGGAGAAATCAGTACCCTTGATATGGAACAACGTCTGGTCCACTTTGTGGAAGGGGAGACCCTTCCATATGATCAGCTTGTGATCGCCCTTGGATGTACTGATAATTACCATAATATTCAGGGTGCCGAACAAAATTCCTACAGCATCCAATCCTTTGCAGCCGTTCGAAACACCTATATGCAAATAAACAACAGCAAACCTTACAGTAACATCAATATTATTGGCGGAGGGCTAAGCGGTGTAGAACTTGCCGCTGAACTTAGGGAGAGCCGGCCCGATCTGAACATTACGATCATTGACCGTGGCTCCCGGGTATTATCCGCCTTTCCACCCAAAGTATCAGGTTATGTAAACAAATGGTTCCAAGAGCATGAAGTGAAAGCTCTATCTTATATTTCAATCACCTCTCTTGAACCTGGGATCATCAATTATGGGGATGGATTCATTTCCACGGATGTCACGGTGTGGACAGCAGGAATTCGCCCCGCTGCATTAGTGCAGGGGATGGACGTCAGTAAAGATCCACAAGGGCGTATTCTGCTGAATGAATATCATCAGATTCCTAGCTACCCCGAAATATTCGTTTGCGGTGATTGTGCGAGTTTACCATTTGCTCCAAGCGCTCAAGCAGCGGAGGGGCAAGGCTACCAAATCGCTCAAGTTGCATGCGCGTTATGGCGTGGAGAAACACCGAAGCTCTCAAGTATCAAATTAAAAGGTACCTTAGGGTCTCTAGGCAAAAAAGCCGGCTTTGGCCTCATGGGAACAAAACAAGTAACTGGCCGAGTTCCGCGTATGCTCAAGAGCGGGGTGCTGTGGATGTCCAAGCACCACCTCGGTTAA
- a CDS encoding HesB/IscA family protein, producing the protein MINISDSAMKRIKDMLAEEETPNMFLRLGVNPGGCSGFSYGMGLDDQESEEDVHLEVGGLKVVVDKESVRFLNGLEIDFQESGMSGGFTINNPNAIASCGCGQSFRMKDEEGRPEVCD; encoded by the coding sequence ATGATTAATATATCGGATAGTGCGATGAAAAGAATAAAAGACATGCTAGCTGAAGAGGAAACACCTAACATGTTTCTGCGTCTGGGTGTAAATCCAGGTGGATGCAGCGGTTTCTCATATGGAATGGGTCTAGACGATCAAGAAAGTGAAGAAGATGTTCACTTGGAAGTTGGTGGCCTTAAAGTTGTTGTGGATAAAGAGAGTGTCCGCTTTCTAAACGGTCTAGAGATCGACTTTCAGGAGTCTGGAATGAGCGGTGGATTTACTATAAATAATCCAAACGCTATTGCTTCTTGTGGCTGTGGACAATCGTTCCGTATGAAGGATGAAGAAGGACGACCAGAAGTTTGTGATTGA
- the hemQ gene encoding hydrogen peroxide-dependent heme synthase: protein MSDVASTLEGWYALHDFRSIDWTAWKAADDEERAGALEELHTFLAQWSNMEQDKTGSTAVYSIVGQKADFVFMHLRETLEELNAVETEFNKTTFAQYTTKSYSYVSIVELSNYLASGDGDPKSNPEILARLQPILPKSKHICFYPMNKKRDLNDNWYMLSMDERRSMMRSHGMIGRSYAGKVKQIITGSVGLDDWEWGVTLFSDDAIHFKKLVYEMRFDEVSARFGEFGAFYVGNLLNEQLFEDMLKL, encoded by the coding sequence ATGAGTGACGTAGCTTCAACCTTGGAAGGATGGTACGCCCTCCATGATTTCCGCTCCATAGACTGGACGGCTTGGAAAGCAGCAGATGACGAGGAGCGGGCAGGTGCGCTTGAGGAGCTTCACACTTTCCTTGCGCAGTGGAGTAATATGGAACAAGATAAAACCGGAAGTACAGCTGTTTATTCCATCGTAGGACAGAAAGCTGACTTTGTGTTCATGCATCTTCGGGAAACACTAGAGGAATTAAACGCTGTGGAGACCGAATTTAATAAAACGACTTTTGCGCAATATACTACTAAATCCTACTCTTATGTAAGCATCGTAGAGCTGAGCAATTATCTTGCATCTGGAGATGGAGATCCAAAGAGCAATCCTGAAATTTTGGCTAGGCTTCAACCTATCCTTCCAAAATCAAAACATATCTGCTTCTACCCAATGAACAAGAAGCGTGATTTGAACGATAACTGGTATATGCTAAGCATGGATGAACGCCGCTCTATGATGCGTAGCCACGGCATGATCGGACGTAGTTATGCTGGCAAGGTTAAGCAGATCATTACTGGCTCTGTTGGACTTGATGACTGGGAATGGGGTGTCACGCTCTTCTCCGATGATGCAATCCATTTCAAGAAGCTTGTCTATGAAATGCGATTTGATGAGGTCAGCGCAAGATTCGGTGAATTCGGCGCGTTCTATGTTGGCAACTTACTCAACGAGCAATTGTTTGAGGATATGCTGAAGCTCTAA
- a CDS encoding YuzB family protein → MRPIIEFCANNAHFGTDEMMKKLKEQHECDVYEYGCLTGCGMCYLTPYAMVNGETVEAETADDLYEVILNKIKELS, encoded by the coding sequence GTGAGACCAATTATTGAATTTTGCGCAAACAACGCTCATTTCGGTACGGATGAAATGATGAAGAAGCTGAAAGAGCAGCATGAGTGTGATGTATATGAATATGGCTGCCTGACTGGGTGCGGGATGTGCTATTTGACTCCCTATGCAATGGTTAATGGTGAGACTGTGGAGGCGGAAACTGCTGATGACTTATATGAGGTGATTCTGAACAAAATAAAAGAGCTTAGTTAA
- a CDS encoding AI-2E family transporter, translating to MGNTNIWSDRFRKLFINNRFVLVLLILLLVGLNIFVFAKISFVFKPLTVLFKTILFPILLTGAIYYLLNPLVDKLERRKIPRIYTIVTLYLLIVGIITVLVITVIPLVQEQVTRLIDNFPKYSYEVQLQFENLIGSDFYSQIQQSTGFDPSTLGQTIAEQATSILDSTWSGIGGFLGAVKDIILTLVTVPFILFYLLKDGKKLPLFILRYVPVRFRDQTHRVMTDMNGQISSYIRGQIIVSFCIGILLYIGFLIIGLDYSLILAIIAACTSIVPYLGPTIAITPALIIAIVTSPIMLLKLIVVWTIVQLIEGKFISPQIMGKTLRIHPITIIFVILTAGNLFGILGIILAVPGYAVLKVIFSHLFKWFEGRSHLYDDNNPNPDQVEVEDISDIESSKPLA from the coding sequence ATGGGAAATACGAATATCTGGAGTGACCGTTTCCGTAAGTTATTCATTAACAATCGATTCGTTCTCGTGTTGTTAATTTTACTGCTAGTAGGATTAAATATTTTTGTATTCGCAAAAATCTCATTCGTCTTCAAACCACTAACCGTACTGTTCAAAACAATCTTGTTCCCCATCCTGCTTACGGGGGCTATCTACTATTTACTTAACCCACTAGTTGACAAGTTGGAACGTAGAAAGATCCCTAGAATCTATACGATTGTGACTCTGTATCTATTGATTGTGGGAATCATTACTGTCCTGGTCATCACGGTTATTCCTCTCGTTCAGGAACAGGTTACAAGGTTGATTGATAACTTTCCCAAATATAGCTACGAGGTTCAGCTTCAGTTTGAAAATTTGATCGGTAGTGACTTCTATTCCCAGATCCAGCAATCAACAGGGTTTGACCCTTCGACTCTGGGGCAAACCATAGCTGAACAGGCTACTTCTATTCTCGATAGCACATGGTCTGGTATTGGTGGATTTTTGGGAGCCGTTAAAGATATTATTCTCACACTAGTTACTGTGCCGTTCATTCTATTCTATCTTCTCAAAGATGGAAAGAAACTTCCATTATTTATCTTACGCTACGTGCCTGTACGATTCCGTGATCAAACCCACCGAGTGATGACCGATATGAACGGACAGATCAGCTCCTACATTCGTGGCCAAATTATTGTCAGCTTCTGCATTGGGATACTTTTATATATCGGTTTCCTCATCATTGGGCTGGATTATTCTTTGATATTGGCTATCATCGCTGCGTGTACGAGTATTGTCCCTTACTTGGGACCTACGATCGCAATTACTCCTGCGCTCATCATCGCCATTGTCACCTCACCGATTATGCTACTCAAGTTGATTGTTGTGTGGACGATCGTGCAGTTAATTGAGGGTAAATTCATCTCACCGCAAATCATGGGCAAAACATTACGGATTCACCCGATCACTATTATCTTCGTGATCCTAACTGCTGGAAATCTGTTTGGTATATTAGGCATCATCCTTGCCGTGCCAGGTTATGCCGTACTGAAGGTTATTTTTAGCCACTTGTTCAAGTGGTTCGAAGGCCGTTCCCATCTGTACGATGATAATAATCCTAATCCGGATCAAGTCGAGGTTGAAGATATCTCTGATATCGAGAGCAGCAAACCACTGGCATAA
- a CDS encoding NAD(P)/FAD-dependent oxidoreductase, protein MSTIPKIVILGAGYGGILTAQRLQKELNYNEADVTLVNRHDYHYFTTHLHMPAAGTDSIDHTRVQISKLIDEFKIDLVKSNVQEIRLVDKKVVLQDGTLSYDYLIIALGGEPESFGIPGLGEYAMTIRSINSVRLIRQHIEYQFALYKTDESRKDRLNFVVGGAGFSGIEFVAELADRIPRLCKEYDVDPSLVNVYNVEAAPTALPGFDPELVEYAMDVLRKKNVQFKIGVAIKECTPDGVVLATGEEIKSATVVWTGGIRGNRLIEAAGFETARGRVKIDDYLHAPSHDNVFIIGDNSLMFNEEGRPYPPTAQIAMQQGVVCAQNVVASIRGKELKKFVFSNKGTVASLGKGEAVASAFGKKYTGWVAAQLKKVVDIRYLFTIGGIPLVLKKGRFL, encoded by the coding sequence ATGAGTACCATACCTAAAATAGTCATCCTTGGTGCGGGATATGGCGGGATTTTAACTGCACAAAGACTGCAAAAGGAGCTAAATTACAACGAGGCCGATGTTACATTGGTGAATCGTCATGATTATCATTACTTCACGACGCATTTACATATGCCTGCGGCAGGAACGGATTCGATCGACCATACACGTGTACAAATCTCTAAATTAATCGATGAATTCAAGATTGATTTAGTTAAATCCAATGTTCAAGAGATTCGGCTTGTAGATAAAAAAGTTGTGCTTCAGGATGGTACATTATCTTATGATTATCTTATAATTGCGCTTGGTGGTGAACCGGAATCTTTTGGTATCCCGGGTCTTGGTGAATATGCTATGACGATTCGCAGTATAAACTCGGTACGACTAATTCGTCAACATATCGAATATCAATTCGCCCTATATAAGACTGATGAAAGTCGTAAGGATCGTCTTAACTTTGTCGTTGGTGGTGCTGGATTTAGTGGAATTGAGTTTGTTGCTGAACTGGCAGATCGTATTCCTCGCCTTTGCAAAGAGTACGATGTAGATCCTAGCTTAGTTAACGTTTATAACGTGGAAGCAGCTCCAACTGCGCTCCCGGGCTTTGATCCAGAATTGGTTGAATATGCAATGGACGTGTTGCGTAAGAAGAACGTTCAATTTAAAATTGGCGTGGCGATAAAAGAATGCACTCCTGATGGTGTCGTATTGGCTACAGGAGAAGAAATTAAATCCGCTACAGTTGTTTGGACTGGTGGTATTCGCGGGAATCGTCTCATCGAAGCTGCTGGTTTCGAAACCGCTCGCGGTCGTGTGAAGATTGATGATTATCTGCATGCTCCATCCCATGACAATGTCTTCATTATTGGGGACAACTCCTTGATGTTTAATGAAGAAGGACGTCCTTATCCTCCTACAGCTCAAATTGCTATGCAGCAGGGCGTTGTATGTGCTCAAAATGTAGTTGCCTCGATTCGTGGTAAAGAGCTCAAGAAGTTTGTATTTAGTAATAAAGGTACTGTAGCTTCACTTGGTAAAGGTGAAGCCGTGGCTTCTGCCTTTGGTAAGAAGTACACAGGCTGGGTTGCTGCTCAACTGAAAAAAGTTGTAGATATTCGTTATCTGTTTACGATAGGCGGTATTCCACTCGTTCTGAAAAAAGGCAGATTCCTGTAA
- the mqnE gene encoding aminofutalosine synthase MqnE codes for MNTVVSPSTDKRMAEIIEKVSNGERLTLEDGIYLYKSDDLLTIGQLANEVNLRKNGKKVYFIENMSLYFTNVCESYCAFCNFRKDQGEEGSYTLSGEEMIAYVEQHIHPGIREFHIVGGHNNHVPFQYYVDSLKALNERFPDVTIKAYTAAEIEFFTRISGLSTAEVLTELRKAGLQSLTGGGAEILSDQYREKMKVDKANVDQYLDVHRTAHQLGMKTHTTMLYGSIESHEDRIRHMMQIRELQDETGGFMVFIPLSMQPRNKNAGIMRRNSAYEDLKTIAISRLMLDNIQHIKAYFINIGVQLTQVALSFGASDVHGTILKERISHAAGALTPEGMTRKELIWLIQGAGRIPVERDTFYNEIQVYE; via the coding sequence ATGAACACAGTTGTTAGTCCAAGCACAGATAAAAGAATGGCAGAAATTATTGAGAAGGTCTCTAACGGAGAAAGACTTACCCTAGAAGACGGAATATATTTATATAAGAGCGACGATTTATTGACCATTGGACAATTAGCCAATGAGGTTAATCTTAGAAAGAACGGGAAAAAAGTATATTTTATCGAGAATATGAGCCTGTATTTCACCAATGTTTGTGAATCATATTGTGCGTTCTGTAACTTCCGTAAGGATCAGGGGGAAGAGGGCTCCTATACGTTATCAGGCGAAGAGATGATTGCCTACGTCGAGCAACATATTCACCCCGGAATTCGGGAATTCCATATTGTTGGTGGCCACAATAATCATGTGCCTTTTCAATATTATGTGGACTCGCTTAAAGCACTTAATGAACGTTTCCCAGACGTCACTATCAAAGCCTATACGGCAGCAGAGATCGAATTTTTCACACGGATTAGTGGACTAAGTACAGCAGAAGTGCTTACAGAGCTTCGCAAAGCCGGTCTCCAATCGTTAACAGGAGGCGGTGCCGAAATACTATCAGATCAATACCGCGAGAAAATGAAAGTCGACAAAGCCAACGTCGACCAATATCTCGATGTCCATCGGACGGCTCACCAGCTTGGGATGAAGACTCATACAACGATGTTATATGGTTCAATCGAATCTCATGAGGATCGTATCCGCCATATGATGCAAATCCGCGAGCTTCAGGATGAGACAGGTGGATTTATGGTGTTCATTCCACTATCCATGCAGCCGCGCAACAAGAATGCGGGAATTATGCGCCGGAACTCTGCCTATGAAGATCTCAAGACCATTGCGATTAGCAGATTGATGCTTGATAACATCCAACACATCAAAGCCTATTTCATCAATATTGGAGTACAGCTCACTCAGGTTGCGCTCTCGTTTGGAGCATCTGACGTACATGGCACCATTCTCAAGGAAAGAATCAGTCATGCCGCCGGTGCTTTAACTCCTGAAGGTATGACTCGCAAAGAGCTCATCTGGCTCATTCAAGGTGCTGGGCGTATCCCAGTTGAACGCGATACCTTCTATAACGAAATTCAAGTTTACGAATAG